From Actinoplanes oblitus, a single genomic window includes:
- a CDS encoding methyl-accepting chemotaxis protein → MNDLSVRLKFYAAVLVAALAAVAVGVLGLSRLSATADAAEYLYSQNLVPIAQLGEVGQGVQRSWSGLMQLLVSHDAAAMAEDKQAIAEADTATDKAFADYTATDMTGREEAVGRFRTALAALRKARDEQMAPLAIASDLRGFEKVRDAAGRPALDAAEGALSDLVAIETRVAREKRAETAASYRSARTQMMVFLVIGVGLSLTLATLVIRGIMSTLSAVGRVSRALATGDLTVAAAVTGRDEVGRMATELDTGIASVRSSVDRMGQLAVTLSSASDQLSSISVQLQSGAADAAERANTAMAASEEINTGVQTIAAGAEQMSASIAEIASSAAQAAEVSQQGTSVAQRTTAQVAELGEASAEIGDVVRLITTIAEQTNLLALNATIEAARAGELGKGFAVVAGEVKDLAQQTATTAEMSRSVAEAATSSGEVARTVSGVAEVASSTAEAARSTQQAAASLTGMATDLTGLVGAFRY, encoded by the coding sequence TTGAACGATCTGTCGGTACGCCTGAAGTTCTACGCGGCGGTGCTGGTCGCAGCGCTGGCCGCGGTCGCGGTGGGCGTGCTGGGCCTGTCCCGGCTGAGCGCGACAGCCGACGCGGCGGAGTATCTGTACAGCCAGAACCTGGTACCGATCGCCCAGCTCGGCGAAGTCGGCCAGGGGGTGCAACGCTCCTGGAGCGGCCTGATGCAACTCCTGGTCAGCCACGACGCGGCCGCGATGGCCGAGGACAAGCAGGCGATCGCCGAGGCGGACACGGCGACCGACAAGGCCTTCGCCGACTACACCGCCACCGACATGACCGGCCGGGAGGAGGCGGTCGGACGGTTCCGCACCGCGCTGGCCGCGCTGCGCAAGGCGCGGGACGAGCAGATGGCGCCGCTGGCCATCGCCAGCGACCTCCGCGGGTTCGAGAAGGTCCGCGACGCGGCGGGACGGCCGGCGCTGGACGCCGCGGAGGGCGCCCTGTCCGATCTGGTGGCCATCGAGACCCGGGTGGCGCGGGAGAAACGCGCCGAGACGGCAGCCTCGTACCGGAGCGCGCGTACCCAAATGATGGTGTTTCTGGTCATCGGGGTCGGCCTGTCCCTGACGCTGGCGACGCTGGTGATCCGCGGGATCATGAGCACGCTGAGCGCGGTGGGCCGGGTCAGCCGGGCCCTGGCCACCGGTGACCTGACCGTCGCCGCGGCGGTCACCGGCCGCGACGAGGTGGGCCGGATGGCCACCGAACTGGACACCGGCATCGCCTCGGTGCGGAGCAGCGTGGACCGGATGGGGCAGCTGGCGGTCACCCTGTCCTCCGCCTCCGACCAGCTGTCCTCGATCAGCGTGCAGTTGCAGTCCGGCGCGGCCGACGCGGCCGAGCGGGCCAACACCGCGATGGCCGCCTCCGAGGAGATCAACACCGGGGTACAGACGATCGCCGCCGGGGCGGAGCAGATGAGCGCGTCGATCGCCGAGATCGCCTCCAGCGCGGCCCAGGCGGCCGAGGTGTCCCAGCAGGGCACGTCGGTCGCGCAGCGGACCACCGCCCAGGTGGCTGAGCTGGGCGAGGCCAGCGCGGAGATCGGCGACGTGGTCCGCCTGATCACCACGATCGCCGAGCAGACCAACCTGCTGGCACTGAACGCGACGATCGAGGCGGCCCGGGCCGGCGAACTCGGCAAGGGCTTCGCCGTCGTGGCCGGCGAGGTGAAGGACCTGGCCCAGCAGACCGCCACCACCGCCGAGATGAGCCGTTCGGTGGCGGAGGCCGCGACCAGCAGCGGCGAGGTCGCCCGGACCGTCTCCGGCGTGGCGGAGGTCGCCTCCTCCACCGCCGAGGCGGCCCGCTCCACCCAGCAGGCGGCGGCGAGCCTCACCGGCATGGCCACCGACCTGACCGGCCTGGTCGGCGCGTTCCGCTACTGA
- a CDS encoding RICIN domain-containing protein — MTSMVASLRGTVRLVLVLVMASVGLLVVSGGASAQFAGEQHPVKNAGNGLCLQPEAGFDSRILQMTCTGKPDQAWTLLGNGGGRYWFVNGAGAGCISVGDIPIDHGIVVAGNCAITDGSGRTASNAQWVATGAVPGNVVLRTWVGRTTNNFCLDVPGASGSPGLAVQLFTCNGTLAQSWRIGLG, encoded by the coding sequence GTGACATCCATGGTGGCAAGCCTGCGGGGAACGGTTCGTCTGGTGCTGGTGCTGGTGATGGCGTCGGTGGGGCTGCTCGTGGTCTCGGGTGGCGCCAGTGCCCAGTTCGCCGGCGAACAGCATCCCGTCAAGAACGCCGGCAACGGCCTGTGCCTGCAGCCGGAGGCCGGCTTCGACAGCCGGATCCTCCAGATGACCTGCACCGGCAAGCCGGACCAGGCCTGGACGCTGCTCGGCAACGGCGGCGGCCGGTACTGGTTCGTCAACGGCGCCGGCGCCGGCTGCATCTCGGTCGGTGACATACCGATCGATCACGGGATCGTGGTGGCCGGCAACTGCGCCATCACCGACGGCAGCGGGCGCACCGCCAGCAACGCCCAGTGGGTGGCGACCGGTGCCGTGCCCGGCAACGTCGTCCTGCGCACCTGGGTGGGCCGGACCACCAACAACTTCTGCCTGGACGTGCCCGGCGCGTCCGGGTCGCCCGGTCTGGCGGTGCAGTTGTTCACCTGCAACGGCACCCTTGCCCAGAGCTGGCGGATCGGCCTCGGCTGA
- a CDS encoding alcohol dehydrogenase catalytic domain-containing protein: protein MLAGRLNVSTGKFAVEEVAEPHAGPGQVRIAVRAAGVCLSDVHLIQGMLKPLHLAGDSVTLGHETAGVIDEVGAGVTGLTVGERVLLQAGELSGGTVLTRGVDYDGGWAQYAVATAGTVVPIPDTLSFEQACFIPDAVSTPWAAITTTAAVQPARAVGVWGVGGLGAHAVQLLRVIGAAPIIAVDPLPGARERALQFGADLALDPGDPEFGPLVAEATGGVGLAHAFDFAGVGAVRAQAARTLSKGGRLTLVGLTDQPLTIPDGTRFSYLEQEIRGHYGSGPEHVLELLSLFALNRVEFSRSVSGMVPLAQAADAVRQLDEKEGNPIRLILVP, encoded by the coding sequence ATGCTGGCTGGCCGTCTGAACGTGTCGACCGGGAAGTTCGCCGTCGAGGAGGTGGCCGAGCCGCACGCCGGGCCCGGGCAGGTCCGGATCGCGGTACGGGCGGCCGGGGTGTGCCTCTCCGACGTGCACCTGATCCAGGGCATGCTCAAGCCGCTGCACCTCGCCGGGGACAGCGTCACCCTCGGGCACGAGACGGCCGGGGTGATCGACGAGGTCGGTGCCGGGGTGACCGGGCTGACCGTGGGGGAGCGGGTGCTGTTGCAGGCCGGCGAGCTCAGCGGCGGGACCGTGCTGACCCGCGGCGTCGACTACGACGGCGGCTGGGCGCAGTACGCGGTGGCCACCGCCGGCACCGTGGTGCCGATCCCGGACACGCTCTCGTTCGAGCAGGCCTGCTTCATCCCGGACGCGGTCTCCACCCCGTGGGCGGCGATCACCACCACCGCCGCGGTCCAGCCGGCCCGGGCGGTCGGGGTGTGGGGCGTCGGCGGGCTGGGCGCGCACGCCGTGCAGCTGCTCCGGGTGATCGGCGCGGCGCCGATCATCGCGGTCGACCCGCTGCCCGGCGCCCGGGAGCGGGCCCTGCAGTTCGGCGCCGACCTGGCCCTCGACCCGGGCGACCCGGAGTTCGGCCCGCTGGTCGCCGAGGCCACCGGCGGGGTGGGGCTGGCGCACGCGTTCGACTTCGCCGGGGTCGGGGCGGTCCGGGCGCAGGCCGCCCGGACGCTCTCCAAGGGTGGCCGGCTCACCCTGGTCGGGCTCACCGACCAGCCGCTGACCATCCCGGACGGCACCCGGTTCAGCTACCTGGAGCAGGAGATCCGCGGGCACTACGGCTCCGGGCCGGAGCACGTGCTGGAGCTGCTGTCGCTGTTCGCCCTCAACCGGGTGGAGTTCTCCCGGTCGGTGAGCGGCATGGTGCCGCTGGCCCAGGCCGCCGACGCGGTGCGTCAACTGGACGAGAAGGAGGGTAATCCGATCCGGTTGATCCTCGTGCCGTGA
- a CDS encoding alpha/beta fold hydrolase — translation MRQVVRFAATPAGRVAYAVTGSGPPLLCLPGWVSHLGLMWEVPEHRRFVEALSRHHTVIRFDRIGCGLSDRERTDFSLEFELATLKALTGHLGLDRFALFGTCESGPVAAAFAAAQPDTLTSLILYGTCARGSDLAPGDVRRSVLGMVRAHWGLGSRVLADIWFPAATPELSDMFARMQRAAATAETAAALLEMFYRFDVTDVLPEVRVPTLVAHRRGSRAVRFELGRELAALIPEAQLAALDGRMQPIYAQDPEAGAATIAEFLGVPTTPLTPPAPATTPLTPSPTPPASETTPRAAVGTRPGRVPLTAREFQVADLIADGLTNAEIGRQLGVSARTVDAHVEHVRTKLGVRARAQIAVWARQNA, via the coding sequence GTGAGGCAGGTGGTCCGGTTCGCCGCCACGCCCGCCGGCCGGGTCGCCTACGCGGTCACCGGCAGCGGGCCTCCCCTGCTGTGCCTGCCCGGCTGGGTCTCGCACCTCGGCCTGATGTGGGAGGTCCCCGAGCACCGCCGGTTCGTCGAGGCGCTCTCGCGGCACCACACGGTGATCCGGTTCGACCGGATCGGCTGCGGCCTGTCCGACCGCGAGCGCACCGACTTCAGCCTGGAGTTCGAGCTGGCCACGCTGAAGGCGCTGACCGGGCACCTCGGGCTGGACCGGTTCGCGCTGTTCGGCACGTGCGAGAGCGGACCGGTGGCGGCGGCCTTCGCGGCCGCGCAGCCGGACACGCTCACCTCGCTGATCCTTTACGGGACCTGCGCGCGCGGCAGTGACCTGGCGCCCGGCGACGTCCGGCGGTCGGTGCTCGGCATGGTCCGGGCGCACTGGGGGCTCGGTTCCCGGGTGCTCGCCGACATCTGGTTCCCGGCGGCGACGCCCGAGCTGAGCGACATGTTCGCCAGGATGCAGCGGGCCGCCGCGACGGCGGAGACGGCGGCGGCGCTGCTGGAGATGTTCTATCGGTTCGACGTCACCGACGTGCTGCCCGAGGTCCGGGTGCCGACCCTTGTCGCGCACCGCCGGGGCAGCCGGGCGGTGCGCTTCGAGCTGGGCCGGGAGCTGGCCGCGCTGATCCCGGAGGCCCAACTGGCCGCGCTCGACGGCCGGATGCAGCCGATCTACGCGCAGGACCCGGAGGCCGGCGCCGCCACGATCGCCGAGTTCCTGGGCGTGCCCACCACGCCGCTGACTCCCCCGGCGCCCGCCACCACCCCGCTCACTCCATCGCCGACTCCGCCGGCATCCGAGACCACACCGCGGGCGGCAGTGGGCACCCGGCCGGGGAGAGTGCCGCTGACCGCCCGGGAGTTCCAGGTCGCCGACCTGATCGCGGACGGCCTCACCAACGCCGAGATCGGCCGCCAGCTGGGCGTCTCGGCGCGGACCGTCGACGCGCACGTCGAGCACGTCCGCACCAAGCTCGGTGTCCGCGCCCGCGCCCAGATCGCCGTCTGGGCCCGGCAAAACGCCTAG
- a CDS encoding LLM class flavin-dependent oxidoreductase: MRRGIGFTPMEVRRDVLLRAAALADELGFEVFSVAEGWGLDAAVLLAELAVRTRRITLVAGVLSVWSRSPGQLAMTAATLHRLSGGRFVLGLGASSPQLVEGWHDVRYARPAAKLREVTTRVRALLGGERATVSAVPAARPLRLGQRPVPELPIWLAASGPRTIAIAAELADGWFPLYLRRDRIRAFAPDRPVTVAAGPFAVVDPDVAVAREAVATCTATYLSAMGDIYPRLVASQGLADEVDTVRSTRTVPPALLDEFTAYGPAKEVRERLADWDALAGVTIVVLPPGLPWPLIEATIRAAAPDAGTPAACRTSGAGAGCRAGGADMC, translated from the coding sequence ATGCGGCGCGGGATCGGCTTCACGCCGATGGAGGTCCGGCGGGACGTGCTGCTGCGGGCCGCGGCGCTCGCCGACGAGCTGGGGTTCGAGGTGTTCTCGGTGGCCGAGGGGTGGGGGCTGGACGCGGCGGTGCTGCTGGCCGAGCTGGCCGTCCGAACCCGGCGGATCACGCTGGTCGCGGGGGTGCTGTCGGTGTGGAGCCGGTCGCCCGGTCAGCTCGCGATGACCGCCGCCACGCTGCACCGGCTGTCCGGCGGCCGGTTCGTCCTGGGCCTGGGGGCCAGCAGCCCGCAGCTGGTCGAGGGCTGGCACGACGTGCGCTACGCGCGGCCCGCCGCGAAGTTGCGGGAGGTCACCACGCGGGTGCGCGCCCTGCTCGGCGGCGAGCGCGCGACGGTGTCGGCAGTGCCGGCCGCCCGGCCGTTGCGGCTGGGCCAGCGGCCGGTGCCGGAGCTGCCGATCTGGCTCGCCGCGAGCGGACCACGGACCATCGCGATCGCCGCGGAGCTCGCCGACGGCTGGTTCCCGCTCTACCTGCGCCGGGATCGGATCCGCGCGTTCGCGCCGGATCGGCCGGTGACCGTGGCGGCCGGACCGTTCGCTGTCGTCGACCCGGACGTCGCCGTGGCCCGGGAGGCGGTCGCCACCTGTACCGCGACCTACCTGTCGGCGATGGGCGACATCTATCCACGGCTGGTCGCCTCGCAGGGGCTGGCCGACGAGGTGGACACGGTCCGGTCGACACGGACCGTCCCGCCGGCGCTGCTCGACGAGTTCACCGCCTACGGCCCGGCGAAGGAGGTCCGGGAGCGGCTCGCCGACTGGGACGCCCTGGCCGGCGTGACGATCGTGGTGCTGCCGCCGGGCCTGCCGTGGCCGCTGATCGAGGCCACCATCCGGGCCGCCGCACCGGACGCCGGAACCCCCGCGGCGTGCCGAACCTCAGGCGCCGGGGCCGGCTGCCGTGCCGGTGGGGCGGACATGTGCTAG
- a CDS encoding Clp protease N-terminal domain-containing protein encodes MPPHPEWTGLARRVADRAGQEAASRGHRAVRSEHYLFALLDVDRTAGILPALILEDLDVPVDRLRRRLDEVLRTRLPDGSDLPGMLLAATAEAELLASDYLGAEHLLLGVAVVGNGVLAEFGGTPERIRDGLDRVLRSYGGGPRLVTPPPEIRDLDELRAPRTEAATGEVERLRGEVRRLTELLRAHGIEP; translated from the coding sequence ATGCCGCCGCATCCAGAGTGGACCGGACTCGCCCGCCGGGTCGCGGACCGTGCCGGGCAGGAGGCGGCGTCGCGCGGGCACCGGGCCGTGCGCTCGGAGCACTACCTGTTCGCCCTGCTGGACGTGGACCGCACCGCGGGGATCCTGCCGGCGCTGATCCTCGAGGATCTCGACGTGCCGGTCGACCGGCTGCGGCGGCGGCTCGACGAGGTGCTGCGCACCCGGCTGCCGGACGGATCGGACCTGCCCGGGATGCTGCTCGCCGCCACCGCCGAGGCCGAGTTGCTCGCCAGCGACTATCTGGGCGCCGAGCATCTGCTGCTGGGCGTGGCGGTGGTCGGTAACGGCGTCCTGGCCGAGTTCGGCGGCACGCCGGAGCGCATCCGCGACGGGCTCGACCGGGTCCTGCGGTCCTATGGTGGCGGGCCCCGGCTGGTCACTCCGCCGCCGGAGATCCGGGACCTGGACGAGTTGCGCGCGCCCCGGACGGAGGCGGCGACCGGCGAGGTGGAACGGCTACGGGGCGAGGTGCGGCGGCTGACCGAGCTGCTGCGCGCGCACGGCATCGAGCCGTGA
- a CDS encoding DUF7873 family protein, with translation MPRLNQIIAVEKGVKSKAFADLSDAHHAVQKTAPLAGISRTYQPKDEEGEQLPAESTRVQIKAEEILRDVATTLTRLFDVTATKDWTNCVARADVVVDGRTIASQVPVTYLLFLEKQLVDLHTFVKKLPVLDAAEHWVRDDSTDSWRTDPVRTNRTKKVPRNHVKAEATEKHPAQVEVYYEDVTVGYWTTVKFSGALPAKRVNEILDRVIALQTAVKFAREEANNTEATDQRIGAAVFGYLFG, from the coding sequence GTGCCCAGACTCAATCAGATAATCGCCGTGGAGAAGGGCGTCAAGAGCAAGGCGTTCGCCGATCTGAGCGACGCGCACCACGCGGTGCAGAAGACCGCGCCGCTCGCCGGTATCTCGCGGACCTATCAGCCGAAGGACGAGGAGGGCGAGCAGCTGCCCGCCGAGTCGACCCGGGTGCAGATCAAGGCCGAGGAGATCCTCCGGGATGTGGCGACCACGCTGACCCGGCTCTTCGACGTGACAGCGACGAAGGACTGGACGAACTGCGTGGCCCGCGCCGATGTGGTCGTCGACGGGCGCACCATCGCCAGTCAGGTGCCGGTGACCTATCTGCTGTTCCTCGAGAAGCAGCTCGTGGACCTGCACACCTTCGTGAAGAAACTGCCGGTGCTGGACGCCGCCGAGCACTGGGTGCGCGACGATTCCACGGACAGCTGGCGGACCGATCCGGTGCGTACCAACCGCACCAAGAAGGTGCCGCGCAACCACGTGAAGGCCGAGGCCACCGAGAAGCACCCGGCGCAGGTCGAGGTGTATTACGAGGACGTGACCGTCGGTTACTGGACGACGGTGAAGTTCTCCGGGGCGCTGCCGGCCAAGCGGGTCAACGAGATCCTGGACCGGGTGATCGCCCTGCAGACCGCTGTCAAGTTCGCGCGCGAGGAGGCGAACAACACCGAGGCGACCGACCAGCGGATCGGCGCGGCCGTCTTCGGTTATCTCTTCGGATGA
- a CDS encoding VOC family protein: MNFVSTRVITTDVNLLIGFYERLTGIEATRLTPEFAELGTGAARLAIAGAGTVPAFVEPDEKILEFLVADVDAVEHREGLLMPPTTMPWGNRSMLLRDPAGHLVNVFTPVTPAARARFA; the protein is encoded by the coding sequence ATGAACTTCGTCTCCACCCGCGTGATCACCACCGACGTCAACCTGCTGATCGGCTTCTACGAGCGGCTCACCGGCATCGAGGCCACCCGCCTCACCCCCGAGTTCGCCGAGCTCGGCACCGGGGCCGCCCGGCTCGCCATCGCCGGAGCCGGCACCGTGCCGGCCTTCGTCGAGCCGGACGAGAAGATCCTGGAGTTCCTGGTGGCCGACGTCGACGCCGTCGAGCACCGGGAGGGCCTGCTCATGCCGCCCACCACCATGCCGTGGGGTAACCGGTCGATGCTGCTGCGTGACCCGGCCGGCCACCTGGTGAACGTCTTCACCCCGGTCACCCCGGCCGCCCGGGCACGGTTCGCGTAG
- a CDS encoding helix-turn-helix transcriptional regulator, giving the protein MTRPTARVLTLLELLQSGGLRTVGDLASRLGVDERTVRRYAAHLIDLDIPVEAVRGRHGGYRLARGHRLPPLMLSDDEALAVLLGLTSQAGGTAGETAAAKLRRVLPVRLARRLDAVPASLAFTGPRPAAPDGAVLLPLAAAVRDRQPVRLTYADRGERIFHPYGLVVHSGRWYAVGLDPAAAEERTLRLDRIADVRGLPGTFDRPAEVDPVDRLLTGFATAAYRHRVRLRIRATVAEIRAAFPAGVAVIHEETAPWLRVELRAENLDWIPARLAGVDRPFVVDHPAELRDLVVALADRLAVSARRSAAEAEPVPGPGGTADRPEHDAGPGR; this is encoded by the coding sequence GTGACCAGGCCTACCGCTCGCGTGCTGACCCTGCTGGAGCTGCTGCAGTCCGGCGGGCTCCGGACCGTCGGCGATCTGGCGTCCCGGCTCGGCGTCGACGAGCGGACCGTCCGGCGGTACGCGGCGCATCTGATCGACCTGGACATCCCGGTGGAGGCGGTCCGCGGCCGCCACGGCGGATATCGTCTGGCCCGCGGCCACCGGCTGCCGCCGCTGATGCTCTCCGACGACGAGGCCCTCGCCGTCCTGCTCGGCCTGACCAGCCAGGCCGGTGGCACCGCCGGCGAGACCGCGGCCGCCAAGCTGCGGCGGGTGCTGCCGGTCCGGCTGGCCCGGCGACTCGACGCGGTGCCGGCGTCGCTCGCCTTCACCGGCCCGCGGCCGGCCGCGCCGGACGGGGCCGTCCTGCTGCCGCTGGCCGCCGCGGTCCGCGACCGCCAGCCGGTCCGGCTGACCTACGCCGATCGCGGCGAGCGGATCTTCCACCCGTACGGCCTGGTCGTCCACTCCGGCCGGTGGTATGCGGTCGGCCTCGACCCGGCCGCCGCCGAGGAGCGCACGCTGCGCCTGGACCGGATCGCCGACGTGCGTGGCCTGCCCGGCACGTTCGACAGGCCGGCCGAGGTGGACCCGGTCGATCGCCTGCTGACCGGTTTCGCCACCGCGGCCTACCGCCACCGGGTCCGGCTGCGGATCCGGGCCACCGTGGCGGAGATCCGCGCGGCCTTCCCGGCCGGCGTGGCCGTCATCCACGAGGAGACCGCGCCCTGGCTCCGGGTCGAGCTGCGCGCGGAGAACCTGGACTGGATCCCCGCGCGGCTGGCCGGTGTGGATCGCCCGTTCGTCGTCGATCATCCGGCCGAGCTGCGTGACCTGGTCGTCGCCCTCGCCGACCGGCTGGCGGTCAGCGCACGACGGTCAGCTGCCGAGGCCGAGCCGGTACCGGGGCCGGGAGGTACCGCGGATCGGCCGGAGCACGACGCAGGCCCAGGTAGGTGA
- a CDS encoding lysylphosphatidylglycerol synthase transmembrane domain-containing protein: MSVAGEPVDRRRRWLFRFAVLPAAGAAAWLTVRGHLPDPATIWDILRTADWRWATAALAAQLISQAAFAMQQRHLLRAAGVDVSRRAAVAITYSRSAISLALPAGSAVSAAYAVQQYRRRGATGTTAATVTVLSLLASMAGLLAVCALAFGPAAVVSWWHSASYEALAAAAVLVSALVTAVRAGVRTGPSANLDRPRPVTGPPLVARLRREWASAVVAARSIGPGDGLAALLWSALNWAADACCLIAAAQACGLPAGWRAIGAAYLVAQVVRQIPLSPGGLGFVEASLVTALSLGATPAAAAAAVLAYRLVSFWLILPIGLLTYLGLRRAPADPRYLPAPVPARPRQLTVVR; this comes from the coding sequence GTGAGCGTGGCAGGGGAGCCGGTGGACCGGCGTCGGCGGTGGCTGTTCCGGTTCGCCGTGCTGCCGGCCGCCGGGGCCGCCGCCTGGCTCACGGTCCGCGGCCACCTTCCGGACCCGGCCACCATCTGGGACATCTTGCGTACGGCGGACTGGCGCTGGGCGACGGCCGCCCTGGCCGCCCAGCTGATCTCCCAGGCCGCCTTCGCGATGCAGCAGCGCCACCTGCTCCGGGCGGCCGGCGTGGACGTCTCCCGCCGGGCCGCCGTGGCGATCACCTACAGCCGCTCCGCGATCAGCCTGGCGCTGCCCGCCGGCTCGGCGGTGTCCGCCGCCTACGCCGTCCAGCAGTACCGCCGACGCGGCGCCACCGGCACCACCGCGGCCACGGTCACCGTGCTGTCCCTGCTCGCCTCGATGGCCGGGCTGCTCGCCGTCTGCGCGCTGGCGTTCGGGCCGGCCGCCGTCGTGAGCTGGTGGCACTCCGCCTCCTACGAGGCGCTGGCGGCCGCGGCGGTCCTGGTCTCCGCGCTGGTCACGGCGGTGCGGGCGGGTGTGCGTACCGGGCCGTCGGCGAACCTGGACCGTCCGCGGCCCGTCACCGGCCCGCCTCTGGTCGCCCGCCTCCGGCGCGAATGGGCGTCGGCGGTGGTCGCGGCCCGCTCGATCGGCCCCGGCGACGGGCTCGCGGCACTGCTCTGGTCCGCCCTCAACTGGGCCGCCGACGCCTGCTGCCTGATCGCCGCCGCCCAGGCCTGCGGCCTGCCGGCCGGCTGGCGGGCGATCGGCGCCGCCTACCTGGTCGCCCAGGTGGTCCGGCAGATCCCGCTCAGCCCCGGCGGTCTGGGCTTCGTCGAGGCCAGCCTGGTCACCGCACTGAGCCTGGGCGCCACCCCGGCCGCCGCGGCCGCCGCCGTCCTGGCCTATCGCCTGGTCTCCTTCTGGCTGATCCTCCCGATCGGCCTGCTCACCTACCTGGGCCTGCGTCGTGCTCCGGCCGATCCGCGGTACCTCCCGGCCCCGGTACCGGCTCGGCCTCGGCAGCTGACCGTCGTGCGCTGA
- a CDS encoding TetR/AcrR family transcriptional regulator: protein MEENLGLRERKKMATRMALHEAAVRLAAERGADNVTIDAIAEAAGVSRRTFTNYFANKEEVFYYRDAYRMRRLCESIRRQPSADPWTVLTGAALELLTEASAETDTSWITERRRLYQDPNHLAHQIAAYTAIERELAAEIAERLGGTDAELRGRVFAASFMTALRTSVQYWTDHPETSLPETFRKVVALVSVSR, encoded by the coding sequence GTGGAGGAGAACCTCGGGTTGCGCGAACGCAAGAAGATGGCCACTCGGATGGCGCTGCACGAGGCGGCGGTCCGGCTGGCCGCCGAGCGTGGGGCGGACAACGTCACCATCGACGCCATCGCGGAGGCGGCCGGCGTGTCCCGGCGCACGTTCACGAACTACTTCGCGAACAAGGAAGAGGTCTTCTACTACCGGGACGCCTACCGGATGAGGCGGCTCTGCGAGTCGATCCGCCGGCAGCCGTCGGCCGATCCGTGGACGGTGCTGACCGGCGCCGCCCTGGAACTGCTGACCGAGGCGTCGGCGGAGACCGACACGTCGTGGATCACCGAGCGGCGCCGGCTGTACCAGGACCCGAACCACCTGGCGCACCAGATCGCCGCCTACACGGCTATCGAGCGGGAGCTGGCCGCGGAGATCGCCGAGCGGCTCGGCGGGACCGACGCGGAGCTGCGCGGGCGGGTGTTCGCCGCGAGCTTCATGACCGCGCTGCGGACCAGCGTCCAGTACTGGACCGACCATCCGGAGACGTCCCTGCCGGAGACGTTCCGGAAGGTCGTGGCGCTGGTCAGCGTTTCGCGGTGA
- a CDS encoding YbhB/YbcL family Raf kinase inhibitor-like protein, which produces MMRTAATIVSAAALAAGTFGYHHVRDDAPAAAAHHQVRDDARTEFGYHRVRDGIPAGAGRFRVTSPDLRTRFPAGDLANVFGCGGSNAQPRLAWSGAPAGTRSFAVTMYDPDAPTGSGFWHWLEWDVPATSRGLDTTVPAGAVAGTGDAGITGYLGPCPPVGDIAHRYEITVYALDVPTLNLPAATPPVVTAFTMREHILAFGRMTVTAKR; this is translated from the coding sequence ATGATGCGAACGGCAGCAACCATCGTCAGCGCCGCGGCCCTGGCCGCCGGCACCTTCGGTTACCACCACGTCCGGGACGACGCCCCGGCGGCGGCCGCCCACCACCAGGTCCGGGACGACGCCCGGACGGAGTTCGGCTACCACCGCGTCCGCGACGGCATCCCGGCCGGTGCCGGGCGTTTCCGGGTGACCAGCCCCGACCTGCGTACCCGCTTCCCGGCGGGGGACCTGGCCAACGTCTTCGGCTGCGGCGGCAGCAACGCGCAGCCGAGGCTGGCCTGGTCCGGGGCGCCGGCCGGCACCCGCAGCTTCGCGGTCACCATGTACGACCCGGACGCGCCCACCGGCAGCGGCTTCTGGCACTGGCTGGAGTGGGACGTCCCGGCCACCAGCCGCGGCCTGGACACCACGGTCCCGGCCGGCGCGGTGGCCGGGACCGGCGACGCGGGCATCACCGGTTACCTGGGCCCGTGCCCGCCGGTCGGCGACATCGCGCATCGCTACGAGATCACCGTGTACGCCCTGGACGTGCCCACCCTGAACCTGCCCGCCGCCACCCCGCCGGTGGTGACCGCGTTCACGATGCGGGAGCACATCCTGGCGTTCGGCCGGATGACCGTCACCGCGAAACGCTGA